The following are encoded together in the Coffea arabica cultivar ET-39 chromosome 1c, Coffea Arabica ET-39 HiFi, whole genome shotgun sequence genome:
- the LOC140004228 gene encoding lysine-specific demethylase JMJ31-like isoform X8 produces the protein MSLSSSSAASLPRMRMFDKIPSAEEFISEIEPLNVPAVFSGCIKNWKAFSQWNPSNGGLDYLQEKAGSSTVEAMLSQQAPVFYGDIRSHERVSLPFSTFIGYCKDNLCDRCDGEDSFLESKKHTLTESHTGQFEFPEQIYLAQVPILNIECTEKVQLECLREDVEMPPFLESKTISSINLWMNSAQSRSSTHYDPHHNLLCIVSGCKQAVVLWPPSACPFLYPRPIYGEASNHSTLDLDEPNFCAHPRAEHSDEYSQKIILHGGDALFIPEGWYHQVDSETLTIAVNFWWRSDMMSGLSDHMDSYYLRRILRRLIDKEMNQLLHLPSLVDDKIDGNQSDQPNTRVPGGVQLRQMSVLHETDQLAVSALQKLVSLVHERVNPNQPVNSTPANNLAVEGKDESNEIMKPDLFNLKDDPVALLLWTLQPLALRCVLLAMAHNFPRTLEALILLVLSPVGAEVLTRKFEEMDQLIGEEDRSQFFQIFYGVFDNQIAAMDALLNGKESFARQICVTKLRLGIMGKCHLQRF, from the exons ATGTCTTTGTCGTCATCGTCGGCGGCATCCTTGCCGCGAATGCGGATGTTTGACAAAATTCCGTCGGCTGAAGAGTTCATTTCAGAGATTGAGCCTCTCAACGTTCCCGCG GTATTCAGCGGCTGTATAAAAAATTGGAAGGCTTTTTCTCAATGGAACCCCTCAAATGGCGGTCTCGACTATTTGCAG GAAAAGGCAGGGTCATCGACAGTGGAGGCCATGCTTTCCCAACAAGCGCCAGTATTTTACGGAGACATTAGAAGCCATGAAAGG GTTTCATTGCCTTTCTCTACGTTTATTGGATATTGCAAGGACAATTTATGTGATAGATGTGATGGTGAAGATAgttttcttgaatcaaagaagcATACTCTCACAGAATCTCATACTGGCCAATTTGAATTTCCTGAGCAGATTTATCTTGCACAG GTGCCAATTCTGAATATTGAGTGCACAGAGAAGGTTCAGTTGGAATGCTTGAGGGAGGACGTTGAAATG CCTCCATTTTTGGAGAGTAAAACCATATCATCTATCAATTTGTGGATGAATAGTGCTCAAAGTAGATCAAGCACTCACTACGATCCACACCATAACCTTCTATGTATAGTCTCTGGATGTAAGCAAG CAGTTGTGTTATGGCCACCTTCTGCATGTCCCTTTCTGTATCCACGCCCCATATATGGGGAGGCTTCAAATCACAG cacCCTAGATTTAGACGAACCAAACTTTTGTGCACATCCAAGGGCAGAACATTCTGATGAATATTCCCAGAAGATTATTCTTCATGGCGGCGATGCTCTTTTCATTCCTGAGGGGTG GTACCACCAAGTGGACAGTGAAACTTTGACCATTGCTGTTAACTTCTGGTGGCGCTCAGACATGATGTCTGGTTTGTCAGACCACATGGATTCCTATTATTTGCGTAGAATACTGAGAAG ATTGATTGACAAAGAGATG AACCAATTGCTGCATTTGCCTTCTCTTGTGGACGACAAAATAGATGGTAATCAAAGCGACCAACCAAACACCAGGGTTCCAG GAGGGGTACAGCTAAGGCAAATGAGCGTGTTGCATGAAACGGATCAACTTGCAGTCTCTGCTCTTCAGAAACTTGTTTCTTTGGTTCATGAACGTGTCAATCCAAACCAACCAGTGAATAGCACCCCAGCAAATAATTTGGCTGTTGAAGGGAAAGATGAAAGTAATGAAATAATGAAACCGGACTTATTCAACTTGAAAGATGACCCAGTTGCATTGCTGTTGTGGACTCTCCAACCGCTTGCCCTTCGATGTGTATTGCTTGCAATGGCA CACAATTTCCCAAGAACTCTTGAGGCCTTGATATTGCTTGTGCTCTCACCCGTTGGGGCAGAGGTCCTTACTCGAAAGTTTGAGGAGATGGATCAGCTGATTGGTGAAGAAGATCG AAGCcagtttttccagattttctatGGTGTTTTCGACAACCAGATTGCTGCAATGGATGCACTTTTGAATGGAAAAGAGTCATTTGCACGTCAG ATATGTGTGACTAAG TTAAGGTTAGGGATTATGGGGAAGTGTCATTTACAGCGGTTTTGA
- the LOC140004228 gene encoding lysine-specific demethylase JMJ31-like isoform X7 has protein sequence MSLSSSSAASLPRMRMFDKIPSAEEFISEIEPLNVPAVFSGCIKNWKAFSQWNPSNGGLDYLQEKAGSSTVEAMLSQQAPVFYGDIRSHERVSLPFSTFIGYCKDNLCDRCDGEDSFLESKKHTLTESHTGQFEFPEQIYLAQVPILNIECTEKVQLECLREDVEMPPFLESKTISSINLWMNSAQSRSSTHYDPHHNLLCIVSGCKQAVVLWPPSACPFLYPRPIYGEASNHSTLDLDEPNFCAHPRAEHSDEYSQKIILHGGDALFIPEGWYHQVDSETLTIAVNFWWRSDMMSGLSDHMDSYYLRRILRRLIDKEMNQLLHLPSLVDDKIDGNQSDQPNTRVPGGVQLRQMSVLHETDQLAVSALQKLVSLVHERVNPNQPVNSTPANNLAVEGKDESNEIMKPDLFNLKDDPVALLLWTLQPLALRCVLLAMAHNFPRTLEALILLVLSPVGAEVLTRKFEEMDQLIGEEDRSQFFQIFYGVFDNQIAAMDALLNGKESFARQLSVASGIQECAGPVFGSTF, from the exons ATGTCTTTGTCGTCATCGTCGGCGGCATCCTTGCCGCGAATGCGGATGTTTGACAAAATTCCGTCGGCTGAAGAGTTCATTTCAGAGATTGAGCCTCTCAACGTTCCCGCG GTATTCAGCGGCTGTATAAAAAATTGGAAGGCTTTTTCTCAATGGAACCCCTCAAATGGCGGTCTCGACTATTTGCAG GAAAAGGCAGGGTCATCGACAGTGGAGGCCATGCTTTCCCAACAAGCGCCAGTATTTTACGGAGACATTAGAAGCCATGAAAGG GTTTCATTGCCTTTCTCTACGTTTATTGGATATTGCAAGGACAATTTATGTGATAGATGTGATGGTGAAGATAgttttcttgaatcaaagaagcATACTCTCACAGAATCTCATACTGGCCAATTTGAATTTCCTGAGCAGATTTATCTTGCACAG GTGCCAATTCTGAATATTGAGTGCACAGAGAAGGTTCAGTTGGAATGCTTGAGGGAGGACGTTGAAATG CCTCCATTTTTGGAGAGTAAAACCATATCATCTATCAATTTGTGGATGAATAGTGCTCAAAGTAGATCAAGCACTCACTACGATCCACACCATAACCTTCTATGTATAGTCTCTGGATGTAAGCAAG CAGTTGTGTTATGGCCACCTTCTGCATGTCCCTTTCTGTATCCACGCCCCATATATGGGGAGGCTTCAAATCACAG cacCCTAGATTTAGACGAACCAAACTTTTGTGCACATCCAAGGGCAGAACATTCTGATGAATATTCCCAGAAGATTATTCTTCATGGCGGCGATGCTCTTTTCATTCCTGAGGGGTG GTACCACCAAGTGGACAGTGAAACTTTGACCATTGCTGTTAACTTCTGGTGGCGCTCAGACATGATGTCTGGTTTGTCAGACCACATGGATTCCTATTATTTGCGTAGAATACTGAGAAG ATTGATTGACAAAGAGATG AACCAATTGCTGCATTTGCCTTCTCTTGTGGACGACAAAATAGATGGTAATCAAAGCGACCAACCAAACACCAGGGTTCCAG GAGGGGTACAGCTAAGGCAAATGAGCGTGTTGCATGAAACGGATCAACTTGCAGTCTCTGCTCTTCAGAAACTTGTTTCTTTGGTTCATGAACGTGTCAATCCAAACCAACCAGTGAATAGCACCCCAGCAAATAATTTGGCTGTTGAAGGGAAAGATGAAAGTAATGAAATAATGAAACCGGACTTATTCAACTTGAAAGATGACCCAGTTGCATTGCTGTTGTGGACTCTCCAACCGCTTGCCCTTCGATGTGTATTGCTTGCAATGGCA CACAATTTCCCAAGAACTCTTGAGGCCTTGATATTGCTTGTGCTCTCACCCGTTGGGGCAGAGGTCCTTACTCGAAAGTTTGAGGAGATGGATCAGCTGATTGGTGAAGAAGATCG AAGCcagtttttccagattttctatGGTGTTTTCGACAACCAGATTGCTGCAATGGATGCACTTTTGAATGGAAAAGAGTCATTTGCACGTCAG ttgtcTGTTGCCTCAGGCATTCAAGAATGTGCTGGACCAGTATTTGGGAGTACATTTTGA
- the LOC140004228 gene encoding lysine-specific demethylase JMJ31-like isoform X4 translates to MSLSSSSAASLPRMRMFDKIPSAEEFISEIEPLNVPAVFSGCIKNWKAFSQWNPSNGGLDYLQEKAGSSTVEAMLSQQAPVFYGDIRSHERVSLPFSTFIGYCKDNLCDRCDGEDSFLESKKHTLTESHTGQFEFPEQIYLAQVPILNIECTEKVQLECLREDVEMPPFLESKTISSINLWMNSAQSRSSTHYDPHHNLLCIVSGFVLWPPSACPFLYPRPIYGEASNHSTLDLDEPNFCAHPRAEHSDEYSQKIILHGGDALFIPEGWYHQVDSETLTIAVNFWWRSDMMSGLSDHMDSYYLRRILRRLIDKEMNQLLHLPSLVDDKIDGNQSDQPNTRVPGGVQLRQMSVLHETDQLAVSALQKLVSLVHERVNPNQPVNSTPANNLAVEGKDESNEIMKPDLFNLKDDPVALLLWTLQPLALRCVLLAMAHNFPRTLEALILLVLSPVGAEVLTRKFEEMDQLIGEEDRSQFFQIFYGVFDNQIAAMDALLNGKESFARQICVTKVRDYGEVSFTAVLSSRLKRKGMKKWSGFIFDSGWKKK, encoded by the exons ATGTCTTTGTCGTCATCGTCGGCGGCATCCTTGCCGCGAATGCGGATGTTTGACAAAATTCCGTCGGCTGAAGAGTTCATTTCAGAGATTGAGCCTCTCAACGTTCCCGCG GTATTCAGCGGCTGTATAAAAAATTGGAAGGCTTTTTCTCAATGGAACCCCTCAAATGGCGGTCTCGACTATTTGCAG GAAAAGGCAGGGTCATCGACAGTGGAGGCCATGCTTTCCCAACAAGCGCCAGTATTTTACGGAGACATTAGAAGCCATGAAAGG GTTTCATTGCCTTTCTCTACGTTTATTGGATATTGCAAGGACAATTTATGTGATAGATGTGATGGTGAAGATAgttttcttgaatcaaagaagcATACTCTCACAGAATCTCATACTGGCCAATTTGAATTTCCTGAGCAGATTTATCTTGCACAG GTGCCAATTCTGAATATTGAGTGCACAGAGAAGGTTCAGTTGGAATGCTTGAGGGAGGACGTTGAAATG CCTCCATTTTTGGAGAGTAAAACCATATCATCTATCAATTTGTGGATGAATAGTGCTCAAAGTAGATCAAGCACTCACTACGATCCACACCATAACCTTCTATGTATAGTCTCTGGAT TTGTGTTATGGCCACCTTCTGCATGTCCCTTTCTGTATCCACGCCCCATATATGGGGAGGCTTCAAATCACAG cacCCTAGATTTAGACGAACCAAACTTTTGTGCACATCCAAGGGCAGAACATTCTGATGAATATTCCCAGAAGATTATTCTTCATGGCGGCGATGCTCTTTTCATTCCTGAGGGGTG GTACCACCAAGTGGACAGTGAAACTTTGACCATTGCTGTTAACTTCTGGTGGCGCTCAGACATGATGTCTGGTTTGTCAGACCACATGGATTCCTATTATTTGCGTAGAATACTGAGAAG ATTGATTGACAAAGAGATG AACCAATTGCTGCATTTGCCTTCTCTTGTGGACGACAAAATAGATGGTAATCAAAGCGACCAACCAAACACCAGGGTTCCAG GAGGGGTACAGCTAAGGCAAATGAGCGTGTTGCATGAAACGGATCAACTTGCAGTCTCTGCTCTTCAGAAACTTGTTTCTTTGGTTCATGAACGTGTCAATCCAAACCAACCAGTGAATAGCACCCCAGCAAATAATTTGGCTGTTGAAGGGAAAGATGAAAGTAATGAAATAATGAAACCGGACTTATTCAACTTGAAAGATGACCCAGTTGCATTGCTGTTGTGGACTCTCCAACCGCTTGCCCTTCGATGTGTATTGCTTGCAATGGCA CACAATTTCCCAAGAACTCTTGAGGCCTTGATATTGCTTGTGCTCTCACCCGTTGGGGCAGAGGTCCTTACTCGAAAGTTTGAGGAGATGGATCAGCTGATTGGTGAAGAAGATCG AAGCcagtttttccagattttctatGGTGTTTTCGACAACCAGATTGCTGCAATGGATGCACTTTTGAATGGAAAAGAGTCATTTGCACGTCAG ATATGTGTGACTAAG GTTAGGGATTATGGGGAAGTGTCATTTACAGCGGTTTTGAGCTCAAGGCTAAAGAGAAAAGGCATGAAAAAGTGGTCTGGATTCATTTTTGATTCTGGATGGAAGAAGAAGTAG
- the LOC140004228 gene encoding lysine-specific demethylase JMJ31-like isoform X1 translates to MSLSSSSAASLPRMRMFDKIPSAEEFISEIEPLNVPAVFSGCIKNWKAFSQWNPSNGGLDYLQEKAGSSTVEAMLSQQAPVFYGDIRSHERVSLPFSTFIGYCKDNLCDRCDGEDSFLESKKHTLTESHTGQFEFPEQIYLAQVPILNIECTEKVQLECLREDVEMPPFLESKTISSINLWMNSAQSRSSTHYDPHHNLLCIVSGCKQAVVLWPPSACPFLYPRPIYGEASNHSTLDLDEPNFCAHPRAEHSDEYSQKIILHGGDALFIPEGWYHQVDSETLTIAVNFWWRSDMMSGLSDHMDSYYLRRILRRLIDKEMNQLLHLPSLVDDKIDGNQSDQPNTRVPGGVQLRQMSVLHETDQLAVSALQKLVSLVHERVNPNQPVNSTPANNLAVEGKDESNEIMKPDLFNLKDDPVALLLWTLQPLALRCVLLAMAHNFPRTLEALILLVLSPVGAEVLTRKFEEMDQLIGEEDRSQFFQIFYGVFDNQIAAMDALLNGKESFARQICVTKVRDYGEVSFTAVLSSRLKRKGMKKWSGFIFDSGWKKK, encoded by the exons ATGTCTTTGTCGTCATCGTCGGCGGCATCCTTGCCGCGAATGCGGATGTTTGACAAAATTCCGTCGGCTGAAGAGTTCATTTCAGAGATTGAGCCTCTCAACGTTCCCGCG GTATTCAGCGGCTGTATAAAAAATTGGAAGGCTTTTTCTCAATGGAACCCCTCAAATGGCGGTCTCGACTATTTGCAG GAAAAGGCAGGGTCATCGACAGTGGAGGCCATGCTTTCCCAACAAGCGCCAGTATTTTACGGAGACATTAGAAGCCATGAAAGG GTTTCATTGCCTTTCTCTACGTTTATTGGATATTGCAAGGACAATTTATGTGATAGATGTGATGGTGAAGATAgttttcttgaatcaaagaagcATACTCTCACAGAATCTCATACTGGCCAATTTGAATTTCCTGAGCAGATTTATCTTGCACAG GTGCCAATTCTGAATATTGAGTGCACAGAGAAGGTTCAGTTGGAATGCTTGAGGGAGGACGTTGAAATG CCTCCATTTTTGGAGAGTAAAACCATATCATCTATCAATTTGTGGATGAATAGTGCTCAAAGTAGATCAAGCACTCACTACGATCCACACCATAACCTTCTATGTATAGTCTCTGGATGTAAGCAAG CAGTTGTGTTATGGCCACCTTCTGCATGTCCCTTTCTGTATCCACGCCCCATATATGGGGAGGCTTCAAATCACAG cacCCTAGATTTAGACGAACCAAACTTTTGTGCACATCCAAGGGCAGAACATTCTGATGAATATTCCCAGAAGATTATTCTTCATGGCGGCGATGCTCTTTTCATTCCTGAGGGGTG GTACCACCAAGTGGACAGTGAAACTTTGACCATTGCTGTTAACTTCTGGTGGCGCTCAGACATGATGTCTGGTTTGTCAGACCACATGGATTCCTATTATTTGCGTAGAATACTGAGAAG ATTGATTGACAAAGAGATG AACCAATTGCTGCATTTGCCTTCTCTTGTGGACGACAAAATAGATGGTAATCAAAGCGACCAACCAAACACCAGGGTTCCAG GAGGGGTACAGCTAAGGCAAATGAGCGTGTTGCATGAAACGGATCAACTTGCAGTCTCTGCTCTTCAGAAACTTGTTTCTTTGGTTCATGAACGTGTCAATCCAAACCAACCAGTGAATAGCACCCCAGCAAATAATTTGGCTGTTGAAGGGAAAGATGAAAGTAATGAAATAATGAAACCGGACTTATTCAACTTGAAAGATGACCCAGTTGCATTGCTGTTGTGGACTCTCCAACCGCTTGCCCTTCGATGTGTATTGCTTGCAATGGCA CACAATTTCCCAAGAACTCTTGAGGCCTTGATATTGCTTGTGCTCTCACCCGTTGGGGCAGAGGTCCTTACTCGAAAGTTTGAGGAGATGGATCAGCTGATTGGTGAAGAAGATCG AAGCcagtttttccagattttctatGGTGTTTTCGACAACCAGATTGCTGCAATGGATGCACTTTTGAATGGAAAAGAGTCATTTGCACGTCAG ATATGTGTGACTAAG GTTAGGGATTATGGGGAAGTGTCATTTACAGCGGTTTTGAGCTCAAGGCTAAAGAGAAAAGGCATGAAAAAGTGGTCTGGATTCATTTTTGATTCTGGATGGAAGAAGAAGTAG
- the LOC140004228 gene encoding lysine-specific demethylase JMJ31-like isoform X11 has translation MSLSSSSAASLPRMRMFDKIPSAEEFISEIEPLNVPAVFSGCIKNWKAFSQWNPSNGGLDYLQEKAGSSTVEAMLSQQAPVFYGDIRSHERVSLPFSTFIGYCKDNLCDRCDGEDSFLESKKHTLTESHTGQFEFPEQIYLAQVPILNIECTEKVQLECLREDVEMPPFLESKTISSINLWMNSAQSRSSTHYDPHHNLLCIVSGFVLWPPSACPFLYPRPIYGEASNHRYHQVDSETLTIAVNFWWRSDMMSGLSDHMDSYYLRRILRRLIDKEMNQLLHLPSLVDDKIDGNQSDQPNTRVPGGVQLRQMSVLHETDQLAVSALQKLVSLVHERVNPNQPVNSTPANNLAVEGKDESNEIMKPDLFNLKDDPVALLLWTLQPLALRCVLLAMAHNFPRTLEALILLVLSPVGAEVLTRKFEEMDQLIGEEDRSQFFQIFYGVFDNQIAAMDALLNGKESFARQICVTKVRDYGEVSFTAVLSSRLKRKGMKKWSGFIFDSGWKKK, from the exons ATGTCTTTGTCGTCATCGTCGGCGGCATCCTTGCCGCGAATGCGGATGTTTGACAAAATTCCGTCGGCTGAAGAGTTCATTTCAGAGATTGAGCCTCTCAACGTTCCCGCG GTATTCAGCGGCTGTATAAAAAATTGGAAGGCTTTTTCTCAATGGAACCCCTCAAATGGCGGTCTCGACTATTTGCAG GAAAAGGCAGGGTCATCGACAGTGGAGGCCATGCTTTCCCAACAAGCGCCAGTATTTTACGGAGACATTAGAAGCCATGAAAGG GTTTCATTGCCTTTCTCTACGTTTATTGGATATTGCAAGGACAATTTATGTGATAGATGTGATGGTGAAGATAgttttcttgaatcaaagaagcATACTCTCACAGAATCTCATACTGGCCAATTTGAATTTCCTGAGCAGATTTATCTTGCACAG GTGCCAATTCTGAATATTGAGTGCACAGAGAAGGTTCAGTTGGAATGCTTGAGGGAGGACGTTGAAATG CCTCCATTTTTGGAGAGTAAAACCATATCATCTATCAATTTGTGGATGAATAGTGCTCAAAGTAGATCAAGCACTCACTACGATCCACACCATAACCTTCTATGTATAGTCTCTGGAT TTGTGTTATGGCCACCTTCTGCATGTCCCTTTCTGTATCCACGCCCCATATATGGGGAGGCTTCAAATCACAG GTACCACCAAGTGGACAGTGAAACTTTGACCATTGCTGTTAACTTCTGGTGGCGCTCAGACATGATGTCTGGTTTGTCAGACCACATGGATTCCTATTATTTGCGTAGAATACTGAGAAG ATTGATTGACAAAGAGATG AACCAATTGCTGCATTTGCCTTCTCTTGTGGACGACAAAATAGATGGTAATCAAAGCGACCAACCAAACACCAGGGTTCCAG GAGGGGTACAGCTAAGGCAAATGAGCGTGTTGCATGAAACGGATCAACTTGCAGTCTCTGCTCTTCAGAAACTTGTTTCTTTGGTTCATGAACGTGTCAATCCAAACCAACCAGTGAATAGCACCCCAGCAAATAATTTGGCTGTTGAAGGGAAAGATGAAAGTAATGAAATAATGAAACCGGACTTATTCAACTTGAAAGATGACCCAGTTGCATTGCTGTTGTGGACTCTCCAACCGCTTGCCCTTCGATGTGTATTGCTTGCAATGGCA CACAATTTCCCAAGAACTCTTGAGGCCTTGATATTGCTTGTGCTCTCACCCGTTGGGGCAGAGGTCCTTACTCGAAAGTTTGAGGAGATGGATCAGCTGATTGGTGAAGAAGATCG AAGCcagtttttccagattttctatGGTGTTTTCGACAACCAGATTGCTGCAATGGATGCACTTTTGAATGGAAAAGAGTCATTTGCACGTCAG ATATGTGTGACTAAG GTTAGGGATTATGGGGAAGTGTCATTTACAGCGGTTTTGAGCTCAAGGCTAAAGAGAAAAGGCATGAAAAAGTGGTCTGGATTCATTTTTGATTCTGGATGGAAGAAGAAGTAG
- the LOC140004228 gene encoding lysine-specific demethylase JMJ31-like isoform X2 gives MSLSSSSAASLPRMRMFDKIPSAEEFISEIEPLNVPAVFSGCIKNWKAFSQWNPSNGGLDYLQEKAGSSTVEAMLSQQAPVFYGDIRSHERVSLPFSTFIGYCKDNLCDRCDGEDSFLESKKHTLTESHTGQFEFPEQIYLAQVPILNIECTEKVQLECLREDVEMPPFLESKTISSINLWMNSAQSRSSTHYDPHHNLLCIVSGCKQVVLWPPSACPFLYPRPIYGEASNHSTLDLDEPNFCAHPRAEHSDEYSQKIILHGGDALFIPEGWYHQVDSETLTIAVNFWWRSDMMSGLSDHMDSYYLRRILRRLIDKEMNQLLHLPSLVDDKIDGNQSDQPNTRVPGGVQLRQMSVLHETDQLAVSALQKLVSLVHERVNPNQPVNSTPANNLAVEGKDESNEIMKPDLFNLKDDPVALLLWTLQPLALRCVLLAMAHNFPRTLEALILLVLSPVGAEVLTRKFEEMDQLIGEEDRSQFFQIFYGVFDNQIAAMDALLNGKESFARQICVTKVRDYGEVSFTAVLSSRLKRKGMKKWSGFIFDSGWKKK, from the exons ATGTCTTTGTCGTCATCGTCGGCGGCATCCTTGCCGCGAATGCGGATGTTTGACAAAATTCCGTCGGCTGAAGAGTTCATTTCAGAGATTGAGCCTCTCAACGTTCCCGCG GTATTCAGCGGCTGTATAAAAAATTGGAAGGCTTTTTCTCAATGGAACCCCTCAAATGGCGGTCTCGACTATTTGCAG GAAAAGGCAGGGTCATCGACAGTGGAGGCCATGCTTTCCCAACAAGCGCCAGTATTTTACGGAGACATTAGAAGCCATGAAAGG GTTTCATTGCCTTTCTCTACGTTTATTGGATATTGCAAGGACAATTTATGTGATAGATGTGATGGTGAAGATAgttttcttgaatcaaagaagcATACTCTCACAGAATCTCATACTGGCCAATTTGAATTTCCTGAGCAGATTTATCTTGCACAG GTGCCAATTCTGAATATTGAGTGCACAGAGAAGGTTCAGTTGGAATGCTTGAGGGAGGACGTTGAAATG CCTCCATTTTTGGAGAGTAAAACCATATCATCTATCAATTTGTGGATGAATAGTGCTCAAAGTAGATCAAGCACTCACTACGATCCACACCATAACCTTCTATGTATAGTCTCTGGATGTAAGCAAG TTGTGTTATGGCCACCTTCTGCATGTCCCTTTCTGTATCCACGCCCCATATATGGGGAGGCTTCAAATCACAG cacCCTAGATTTAGACGAACCAAACTTTTGTGCACATCCAAGGGCAGAACATTCTGATGAATATTCCCAGAAGATTATTCTTCATGGCGGCGATGCTCTTTTCATTCCTGAGGGGTG GTACCACCAAGTGGACAGTGAAACTTTGACCATTGCTGTTAACTTCTGGTGGCGCTCAGACATGATGTCTGGTTTGTCAGACCACATGGATTCCTATTATTTGCGTAGAATACTGAGAAG ATTGATTGACAAAGAGATG AACCAATTGCTGCATTTGCCTTCTCTTGTGGACGACAAAATAGATGGTAATCAAAGCGACCAACCAAACACCAGGGTTCCAG GAGGGGTACAGCTAAGGCAAATGAGCGTGTTGCATGAAACGGATCAACTTGCAGTCTCTGCTCTTCAGAAACTTGTTTCTTTGGTTCATGAACGTGTCAATCCAAACCAACCAGTGAATAGCACCCCAGCAAATAATTTGGCTGTTGAAGGGAAAGATGAAAGTAATGAAATAATGAAACCGGACTTATTCAACTTGAAAGATGACCCAGTTGCATTGCTGTTGTGGACTCTCCAACCGCTTGCCCTTCGATGTGTATTGCTTGCAATGGCA CACAATTTCCCAAGAACTCTTGAGGCCTTGATATTGCTTGTGCTCTCACCCGTTGGGGCAGAGGTCCTTACTCGAAAGTTTGAGGAGATGGATCAGCTGATTGGTGAAGAAGATCG AAGCcagtttttccagattttctatGGTGTTTTCGACAACCAGATTGCTGCAATGGATGCACTTTTGAATGGAAAAGAGTCATTTGCACGTCAG ATATGTGTGACTAAG GTTAGGGATTATGGGGAAGTGTCATTTACAGCGGTTTTGAGCTCAAGGCTAAAGAGAAAAGGCATGAAAAAGTGGTCTGGATTCATTTTTGATTCTGGATGGAAGAAGAAGTAG